The Candidatus Deferrimicrobiaceae bacterium nucleotide sequence GGGGCGCACGTCCTGCGCGCCAAGGGGGACATGGCGGCAAGCAACATGAAGATGCGCGACCCGCTTCTCTACCGCATCCGGCACGCGACGCATTACCGAAGAGGCGACGACTGGTGCCTCTATCCGATGTACGACTTCGCCCACCCGCTGTCGGACGCCGTCGAGAAGATCACGCATTCGATCTGCACCCTCGAGTTCGAGAACAACCGGGCGATCTACGACTGGCTGCTCGACAATCTCTTCCCGGAACCGCGCCCGCATCAATACGAGTTCGCCCGGCTCAACCTGGACTATACGATCATGAGCAAGCGCAAGCTGCTTGAGCTCGTGGAGGAGGGGCTCGTCTCCGGCTGGGACGACCCCCGCCTGCCGACGATCGCCGGCATGCGGCGACGCGGCTACACCCCCGAGGGGATCCGGCTGTTCGCGGCCCGCATCGGCGTCGACAAGTCGAACAGCCGGGTCAGCATGGATCTGCTCGAGGACGCGATCCGGGACGACCTGAACGCGCGCGCCCCGCGAGTCATGGCCGTTCTGCGGCCCCTCAAGGTGACGATCGCCAACTACCCGGAAGGGAAGGTCGAGTGGCTGGAGGCGCACTACTGGCCGCGCGACATCGACAAGGAGGGATCCCGCAAGGTTCCGCTCTCCCGGGAAATCTTCATCGAGCGGACCGACTTTCTGGAAAATCCCCCCGCCGACTGGATCCGGCTGCGCCCCGGCGGGGAAGTCCGCCTGCGCAGCGCCTACTTCATCCGGTGCGAGGAGATTATCCGGGATCCGGCTACCGGAGACGCCATCGAGCTTCGCTGCACCTACGACCCCGACTCCCTGGGGAAACCGGCGAAAGGGGCGAGGAAGAAGACCACGGCGGCCCAGTGGGTTTCGTCGTCGCACGCGCTTCCGGCCGAGGTTCGGCTCTATGACCGGCTTTTCACGACGGCGGATCCCGAAAGTGCCGGGGAGGGGAGAAGCTTCCGGGACTTCCTGAATCCGGGCTCGGTGGAGGTCCTGACGGGCTGCATGCTCGAGCCGGGGCTTGCGGACGCCTCTCCCGGCGA carries:
- a CDS encoding glutamine--tRNA ligase/YqeY domain fusion protein; translation: MPDFKSDPQLSGGGESRDFLREIVRRDMLAGAYDGRVVTRFPPEPNGYLHIGHAKSICLNFGVAREFDGVCHLRFDDTNPETEDMKYVESIIRDVRWLGYDWGEKLFFASDYFEQLYEFAARLIRDGKAYVDSQTEEEIREHRGTVTEAGRESPYRDRSVEENLDLFARMRAGRFPDGAHVLRAKGDMAASNMKMRDPLLYRIRHATHYRRGDDWCLYPMYDFAHPLSDAVEKITHSICTLEFENNRAIYDWLLDNLFPEPRPHQYEFARLNLDYTIMSKRKLLELVEEGLVSGWDDPRLPTIAGMRRRGYTPEGIRLFAARIGVDKSNSRVSMDLLEDAIRDDLNARAPRVMAVLRPLKVTIANYPEGKVEWLEAHYWPRDIDKEGSRKVPLSREIFIERTDFLENPPADWIRLRPGGEVRLRSAYFIRCEEIIRDPATGDAIELRCTYDPDSLGKPAKGARKKTTAAQWVSSSHALPAEVRLYDRLFTTADPESAGEGRSFRDFLNPGSVEVLTGCMLEPGLADASPG